From the Roseibium sp. HPY-6 genome, one window contains:
- a CDS encoding prephenate dehydrogenase/arogenate dehydrogenase family protein: protein MIETLGIVGYGQFGAFLEKVAERFVPGIRVRIHSRRAEPDNDRFFSLDEVCQCDVVIIASAIGQFAATLDAVVPRLGKRSVLADVATVKLHTAELLKSQAARSGKPLRYIATHPMFGPHSYSKIGQSLQGLRIVLTDHSLEPAVYDDVKAALNSVGLVVLEMSADQHDRALAETLFLTHYIGQVVTHGDFLRTEIDTLSFGFLMDAVESVRQDGDLFRDVYRFNPHCRAVVKRFEAAEGKVARMLETFDADG from the coding sequence ATGATCGAAACACTTGGGATCGTTGGCTACGGACAGTTTGGTGCTTTCCTTGAAAAAGTTGCCGAACGCTTTGTGCCCGGGATCCGCGTCCGCATTCATTCCAGACGCGCGGAACCGGATAATGACAGGTTCTTTTCTCTCGACGAGGTTTGCCAGTGCGACGTCGTCATAATCGCATCCGCGATCGGTCAGTTTGCTGCAACCCTGGACGCCGTTGTCCCCAGGCTGGGTAAGCGCAGCGTGCTGGCGGATGTGGCGACCGTGAAGTTGCATACGGCCGAGCTGCTGAAATCACAGGCAGCTCGGTCTGGGAAACCCTTGCGGTATATCGCGACACATCCGATGTTCGGGCCACACAGCTATTCGAAGATCGGCCAGAGCCTGCAAGGCCTGCGCATCGTTCTCACTGATCACTCGCTTGAACCGGCTGTCTATGATGACGTCAAGGCTGCGTTGAATTCGGTCGGACTGGTCGTTCTGGAAATGTCGGCAGACCAGCATGATCGGGCTTTGGCGGAAACTCTTTTTCTGACGCATTACATCGGCCAGGTTGTCACCCACGGCGATTTCCTGCGCACCGAAATAGACACGTTGTCCTTCGGATTTCTGATGGATGCGGTCGAGAGCGTGCGCCAGGACGGAGACCTGTTCCGCGACGTTTACCGCTTCAACCCGCACTGCCGAGCGGTCGTAAAGCGGTTCGAGGCAGCAGAAGGCAAAGTCGCACGAATGCTGGAAACGTTCGATGCGGATGGTTGA
- a CDS encoding type VI secretion system tube protein Hcp, translating to MAVDHFLKLEGIKGEAQDKTHKDEIDVLAWSWGATQSGTTHMGGGSGSGKAHFMDLTVNKYVDKSSPALWQHLSTGKHIPKGSLIVRKAAGENPLEYVKIEMKDIIVTSINNEGSDDERLFECLSLNFGEYKMVYTEQKPDGSKGAAPEFAWDIAGNTKA from the coding sequence ATGGCAGTCGATCATTTTCTCAAACTGGAAGGCATCAAGGGAGAAGCTCAGGACAAGACCCACAAGGACGAGATTGACGTCCTGGCCTGGTCATGGGGCGCAACGCAATCCGGAACAACGCATATGGGAGGGGGCTCCGGATCCGGCAAAGCGCATTTCATGGATCTCACCGTGAACAAGTATGTCGACAAGTCTTCACCCGCTCTTTGGCAACATTTGTCTACCGGAAAACATATCCCGAAAGGATCTCTGATTGTCCGCAAGGCGGCCGGGGAAAACCCGCTTGAATATGTGAAGATCGAGATGAAGGACATCATCGTGACCAGCATCAACAATGAAGGCAGTGACGATGAGCGCCTGTTTGAATGCCTGTCCCTGAACTTCGGGGAGTACAAGATGGTCTACACCGAGCAAAAACCTGACGGTTCGAAAGGGGCTGCCCCGGAGTTTGCCTGGGACATCGCCGGGAATACGAAGGCCTGA